The Pectinophora gossypiella chromosome 10, ilPecGoss1.1, whole genome shotgun sequence genome contains a region encoding:
- the LOC126370225 gene encoding heterogeneous nuclear ribonucleoprotein R-like isoform X4, which produces MAEGNGEISIEEVPGKDSDVGRTPDYPKLIEYGLDAKVAAKLDDIYKTGKLAHAELDERALDALKEFPSEGALSVLGQFLDSNLEHVSNKSAYLCGVMKTYRQKSRAGVQGAPALSSAVQVKGPDEEKIKQILARTGYTLDVTTGQRKYGGPPPGWEGGTPGAGCEVFCGKIPKDMYEDELIPLFERCGTIWDLRLMMDPMTGTNRGYAFVTFTTREATQRAVQELDNHEIKPGKTLRIKISVPNLRLFVGNIPKSKGKEEILEEFGKLTAGLVEVIIYSSPDDKKKNRGFCFLEYESHKAASLAKRRLGTGRIKVWGCDIIVDWADPQEEPDEQTMSKVKVLYVRNLTQEITEEALKEQFERYGTVERVKKIKDYAFVHFEDRDCAVKAMQELDGKEMGGARLEVSLAKPPSDKKKKEEILRARERRMMQMIHGRGGFDWCSCSPVHGALRGRTPQPQPRPPQARGDYGGWVMWDGRALGAARGGRGWAPWWCAPRRAWPPHAQRHAWQPARQAKFTR; this is translated from the exons ATGGCGGAGGGCAATGGAGAAATATCCATTGAAGAGGTACCTGGGAAGGACTCCGACGTTGGCCGAACACCAGATTACCCCAAACTCATTGAATATGGCTTGGATGCCAAG GTTGCAGCCAAGCTGGATGACATTTATAAGACTGGAAAGCTAGCGCACGCCGAGTTGGACGAGCGTGCGCTAGATGCCTTAAAAGAATTTCCATCCGAAGGTGCTTTAAGTGTTCTTGGACAATTTTTAGATTCAAATCTCGAGCATGTATCTAATAAAAGTGCTTATTTATGTGGAGTCATGAAGACCTATAG ACAGAAAAGCAGAGCGGGAGTGCAAGGCGCGCCCGCGCTGTCGTCCGCTGTCCAGGTCAAGGGCCCCGATGAGGAGAAGATCAAACAGATCCTGGCTCGCACCGGGTACACGTTAGACGTCACCACAG GACAACGCAAGTACGGGGGCCCTCCGCCGGGTTGGGAGGGGGGCACGCCTGGCGCCGGCTGCGAGGTGTTCTGCGGGAAGATCCCCAAGGATATGTATGAAGACGAGCTCATCCCGTTGTTCGAGCGCTGCGGGACCATCTGGGACTTGCGCCTCATGATGGATCCCATGACGGGCACCAACCGCGGGTACGCCTTCGTGACGTTCACGACGCGCGAGGCTACGCAGCGCGCCGTGCAAGAG CTCGATAATCACGAAATAAAACCTGGGAAGACTCTGAGAATTAAGATTAGCGTACCGAATCTGCGACTTTTCGTCGGCAACATTCCCAAGTCTAAAGGCAAAGAGGAGATACTGGAAGAGTTTGGTAAATTAACAG CGGGACTCGTGGAAGTAATAATATATAGTTCGCCCGATGACAAGAAGAAAAATAGAGGGTTTTGTTTTTTGGAATACGAGTCTCACAAAGCGGCGTCACTAGCTAAACGTAGACTGGGCACAGGTAGAATAaag GTATGGGGCTGTGATATAATAGTGGATTGGGCTGACCCTCAAGAGGAACCGGACGAGCAAACTATGAGTAAA GTAAAAGTGCTGTACGTGCGGAACCTGACGCAAGAGATAACGGAGGAAGCACTAAAGGAGCAGTTTGAACGCTACGGCACCGTGGAACGAGTCAAGAAGATTAAGGACTACGCGTTCGTGCACTTTGAGGACCGGGACTGCGCTGTCAAG GCAATGCAAGAGCTAGACGGCAAGGAGATGGGCGGCGCGCGATTAGAAGTATCACTGGCCAAGCCGCCCtccgacaagaagaagaaggaagagATCCTGCGCGCGCGCGAGCGCCGCATGATGCAGATGATTCACGGCCGTGGCGG ATTTGATTGGTGCAGCTGCTCGCCCGTGCACGGCGCGCTGCGCGGCCGCAcgccgcagccgcagccgcggCCGCCGCAGGCGCGCGGGGACTACG GGGGCTGGGTCATGTGGGACGGGCGGGCGCtgggcgcggcgcgcggcgggcgcggctgGGCCCCGTGGTGgtgcgcgccgcgccgcgcgtggcCGCCGCACGCCCAGCGCCATGCGTGGCAACCCGCGCGCCAAGCCAAGTTTACCAG GTAA
- the LOC126370225 gene encoding heterogeneous nuclear ribonucleoprotein R-like isoform X6 — MAEGNGEISIEEVPGKDSDVGRTPDYPKLIEYGLDAKVAAKLDDIYKTGKLAHAELDERALDALKEFPSEGALSVLGQFLDSNLEHVSNKSAYLCGVMKTYRQKSRAGVQGAPALSSAVQVKGPDEEKIKQILARTGYTLDVTTGQRKYGGPPPGWEGGTPGAGCEVFCGKIPKDMYEDELIPLFERCGTIWDLRLMMDPMTGTNRGYAFVTFTTREATQRAVQELDNHEIKPGKTLRIKISVPNLRLFVGNIPKSKGKEEILEEFGKLTAGLVEVIIYSSPDDKKKNRGFCFLEYESHKAASLAKRRLGTGRIKVWGCDIIVDWADPQEEPDEQTMSKVKVLYVRNLTQEITEEALKEQFERYGTVERVKKIKDYAFVHFEDRDCAVKAMQELDGKEMGGARLEVSLAKPPSDKKKKEEILRARERRMMQMIHGRGGFDWCSCSPVHGALRGRTPQPQPRPPQARGDYDYDYDYYGYGDYRGGYNEPFYRYDEFYFDYAGPPQPSAVRQPPNRAQPDDELGVGPNSLYYDLTGGIQGAGSCGTGGRWARRAAGAAGPRGGARRAARGRRTPSAMRGNPRAKPSLPGKRKFDGGHQNQGGESKRRLGAAAAAAAGWAASSLQLS; from the exons ATGGCGGAGGGCAATGGAGAAATATCCATTGAAGAGGTACCTGGGAAGGACTCCGACGTTGGCCGAACACCAGATTACCCCAAACTCATTGAATATGGCTTGGATGCCAAG GTTGCAGCCAAGCTGGATGACATTTATAAGACTGGAAAGCTAGCGCACGCCGAGTTGGACGAGCGTGCGCTAGATGCCTTAAAAGAATTTCCATCCGAAGGTGCTTTAAGTGTTCTTGGACAATTTTTAGATTCAAATCTCGAGCATGTATCTAATAAAAGTGCTTATTTATGTGGAGTCATGAAGACCTATAG ACAGAAAAGCAGAGCGGGAGTGCAAGGCGCGCCCGCGCTGTCGTCCGCTGTCCAGGTCAAGGGCCCCGATGAGGAGAAGATCAAACAGATCCTGGCTCGCACCGGGTACACGTTAGACGTCACCACAG GACAACGCAAGTACGGGGGCCCTCCGCCGGGTTGGGAGGGGGGCACGCCTGGCGCCGGCTGCGAGGTGTTCTGCGGGAAGATCCCCAAGGATATGTATGAAGACGAGCTCATCCCGTTGTTCGAGCGCTGCGGGACCATCTGGGACTTGCGCCTCATGATGGATCCCATGACGGGCACCAACCGCGGGTACGCCTTCGTGACGTTCACGACGCGCGAGGCTACGCAGCGCGCCGTGCAAGAG CTCGATAATCACGAAATAAAACCTGGGAAGACTCTGAGAATTAAGATTAGCGTACCGAATCTGCGACTTTTCGTCGGCAACATTCCCAAGTCTAAAGGCAAAGAGGAGATACTGGAAGAGTTTGGTAAATTAACAG CGGGACTCGTGGAAGTAATAATATATAGTTCGCCCGATGACAAGAAGAAAAATAGAGGGTTTTGTTTTTTGGAATACGAGTCTCACAAAGCGGCGTCACTAGCTAAACGTAGACTGGGCACAGGTAGAATAaag GTATGGGGCTGTGATATAATAGTGGATTGGGCTGACCCTCAAGAGGAACCGGACGAGCAAACTATGAGTAAA GTAAAAGTGCTGTACGTGCGGAACCTGACGCAAGAGATAACGGAGGAAGCACTAAAGGAGCAGTTTGAACGCTACGGCACCGTGGAACGAGTCAAGAAGATTAAGGACTACGCGTTCGTGCACTTTGAGGACCGGGACTGCGCTGTCAAG GCAATGCAAGAGCTAGACGGCAAGGAGATGGGCGGCGCGCGATTAGAAGTATCACTGGCCAAGCCGCCCtccgacaagaagaagaaggaagagATCCTGCGCGCGCGCGAGCGCCGCATGATGCAGATGATTCACGGCCGTGGCGG ATTTGATTGGTGCAGCTGCTCGCCCGTGCACGGCGCGCTGCGCGGCCGCAcgccgcagccgcagccgcggCCGCCGCAGGCGCGCGGGGACTACG ATTATGATTACGACTATTACGGGTACGGTGATTACCGAGGTGGCTACAATGAGCCATTTTACCGGTACGATGAGTTCTATTTTGATTACGCGGGGCCACCGCAACCGTCCGCCGTTCGCCAACCTCCCAACAGAGCGCAACCG GACGACGAGCTCGGTGTCGGGCCCAACTCGCTTTACTACGATCTAACCGGAGGCATTCAG GGGGCTGGGTCATGTGGGACGGGCGGGCGCtgggcgcggcgcgcggcgggcgcggctgGGCCCCGTGGTGgtgcgcgccgcgccgcgcgtggcCGCCGCACGCCCAGCGCCATGCGTGGCAACCCGCGCGCCAAGCCAAGTTTACCAG GTAAACGTAAATTCGACGGGGGTCACCAGAACCAAGGGGGGGAGAGCAAGCGGCGgctgggcgcggcggcggcggcggcggcgggctgggCGGCGAGCTCGCTGCAGCTGAGCTAG
- the LOC126370225 gene encoding heterogeneous nuclear ribonucleoprotein R-like isoform X3: protein MAEGNGEISIEEVPGKDSDVGRTPDYPKLIEYGLDAKVAAKLDDIYKTGKLAHAELDERALDALKEFPSEGALSVLGQFLDSNLEHVSNKSAYLCGVMKTYRQKSRAGVQGAPALSSAVQVKGPDEEKIKQILARTGYTLDVTTGQRKYGGPPPGWEGGTPGAGCEVFCGKIPKDMYEDELIPLFERCGTIWDLRLMMDPMTGTNRGYAFVTFTTREATQRAVQELDNHEIKPGKTLRIKISVPNLRLFVGNIPKSKGKEEILEEFGKLTAGLVEVIIYSSPDDKKKNRGFCFLEYESHKAASLAKRRLGTGRIKVWGCDIIVDWADPQEEPDEQTMSKVKVLYVRNLTQEITEEALKEQFERYGTVERVKKIKDYAFVHFEDRDCAVKAMQELDGKEMGGARLEVSLAKPPSDKKKKEEILRARERRMMQMIHGRGGCSPVHGALRGRTPQPQPRPPQARGDYDYDYDYYGYGDYRGGYNEPFYRYDEFYFDYAGPPQPSAVRQPPNRAQPGAGSCGTGGRWARRAAGAAGPRGGARRAARGRRTPSAMRGNPRAKPSLPGKRKFDGGHQNQGGESKRRLGAAAAAAAGWAASSLQLS from the exons ATGGCGGAGGGCAATGGAGAAATATCCATTGAAGAGGTACCTGGGAAGGACTCCGACGTTGGCCGAACACCAGATTACCCCAAACTCATTGAATATGGCTTGGATGCCAAG GTTGCAGCCAAGCTGGATGACATTTATAAGACTGGAAAGCTAGCGCACGCCGAGTTGGACGAGCGTGCGCTAGATGCCTTAAAAGAATTTCCATCCGAAGGTGCTTTAAGTGTTCTTGGACAATTTTTAGATTCAAATCTCGAGCATGTATCTAATAAAAGTGCTTATTTATGTGGAGTCATGAAGACCTATAG ACAGAAAAGCAGAGCGGGAGTGCAAGGCGCGCCCGCGCTGTCGTCCGCTGTCCAGGTCAAGGGCCCCGATGAGGAGAAGATCAAACAGATCCTGGCTCGCACCGGGTACACGTTAGACGTCACCACAG GACAACGCAAGTACGGGGGCCCTCCGCCGGGTTGGGAGGGGGGCACGCCTGGCGCCGGCTGCGAGGTGTTCTGCGGGAAGATCCCCAAGGATATGTATGAAGACGAGCTCATCCCGTTGTTCGAGCGCTGCGGGACCATCTGGGACTTGCGCCTCATGATGGATCCCATGACGGGCACCAACCGCGGGTACGCCTTCGTGACGTTCACGACGCGCGAGGCTACGCAGCGCGCCGTGCAAGAG CTCGATAATCACGAAATAAAACCTGGGAAGACTCTGAGAATTAAGATTAGCGTACCGAATCTGCGACTTTTCGTCGGCAACATTCCCAAGTCTAAAGGCAAAGAGGAGATACTGGAAGAGTTTGGTAAATTAACAG CGGGACTCGTGGAAGTAATAATATATAGTTCGCCCGATGACAAGAAGAAAAATAGAGGGTTTTGTTTTTTGGAATACGAGTCTCACAAAGCGGCGTCACTAGCTAAACGTAGACTGGGCACAGGTAGAATAaag GTATGGGGCTGTGATATAATAGTGGATTGGGCTGACCCTCAAGAGGAACCGGACGAGCAAACTATGAGTAAA GTAAAAGTGCTGTACGTGCGGAACCTGACGCAAGAGATAACGGAGGAAGCACTAAAGGAGCAGTTTGAACGCTACGGCACCGTGGAACGAGTCAAGAAGATTAAGGACTACGCGTTCGTGCACTTTGAGGACCGGGACTGCGCTGTCAAG GCAATGCAAGAGCTAGACGGCAAGGAGATGGGCGGCGCGCGATTAGAAGTATCACTGGCCAAGCCGCCCtccgacaagaagaagaaggaagagATCCTGCGCGCGCGCGAGCGCCGCATGATGCAGATGATTCACGGCCGTGGCGG CTGCTCGCCCGTGCACGGCGCGCTGCGCGGCCGCAcgccgcagccgcagccgcggCCGCCGCAGGCGCGCGGGGACTACG ATTATGATTACGACTATTACGGGTACGGTGATTACCGAGGTGGCTACAATGAGCCATTTTACCGGTACGATGAGTTCTATTTTGATTACGCGGGGCCACCGCAACCGTCCGCCGTTCGCCAACCTCCCAACAGAGCGCAACCG GGGGCTGGGTCATGTGGGACGGGCGGGCGCtgggcgcggcgcgcggcgggcgcggctgGGCCCCGTGGTGgtgcgcgccgcgccgcgcgtggcCGCCGCACGCCCAGCGCCATGCGTGGCAACCCGCGCGCCAAGCCAAGTTTACCAG GTAAACGTAAATTCGACGGGGGTCACCAGAACCAAGGGGGGGAGAGCAAGCGGCGgctgggcgcggcggcggcggcggcggcgggctgggCGGCGAGCTCGCTGCAGCTGAGCTAG
- the LOC126370225 gene encoding heterogeneous nuclear ribonucleoprotein R-like isoform X2: MAEGNGEISIEEVPGKDSDVGRTPDYPKLIEYGLDAKVAAKLDDIYKTGKLAHAELDERALDALKEFPSEGALSVLGQFLDSNLEHVSNKSAYLCGVMKTYRQKSRAGVQGAPALSSAVQVKGPDEEKIKQILARTGYTLDVTTGQRKYGGPPPGWEGGTPGAGCEVFCGKIPKDMYEDELIPLFERCGTIWDLRLMMDPMTGTNRGYAFVTFTTREATQRAVQELNDYEIRKGKKIGVTVSFNNHRLFVGNIPKNRDRDDLFEEFTRHAPGLVEVIIYSSPDDKKKNRGFCFLEYESHKAASLAKRRLGTGRIKVWGCDIIVDWADPQEEPDEQTMSKVKVLYVRNLTQEITEEALKEQFERYGTVERVKKIKDYAFVHFEDRDCAVKAMQELDGKEMGGARLEVSLAKPPSDKKKKEEILRARERRMMQMIHGRGGFDWCSCSPVHGALRGRTPQPQPRPPQARGDYDYDYDYYGYGDYRGGYNEPFYRYDEFYFDYAGPPQPSAVRQPPNRAQPGAGSCGTGGRWARRAAGAAGPRGGARRAARGRRTPSAMRGNPRAKPSLPGKRKFDGGHQNQGGESKRRLGAAAAAAAGWAASSLQLS, encoded by the exons ATGGCGGAGGGCAATGGAGAAATATCCATTGAAGAGGTACCTGGGAAGGACTCCGACGTTGGCCGAACACCAGATTACCCCAAACTCATTGAATATGGCTTGGATGCCAAG GTTGCAGCCAAGCTGGATGACATTTATAAGACTGGAAAGCTAGCGCACGCCGAGTTGGACGAGCGTGCGCTAGATGCCTTAAAAGAATTTCCATCCGAAGGTGCTTTAAGTGTTCTTGGACAATTTTTAGATTCAAATCTCGAGCATGTATCTAATAAAAGTGCTTATTTATGTGGAGTCATGAAGACCTATAG ACAGAAAAGCAGAGCGGGAGTGCAAGGCGCGCCCGCGCTGTCGTCCGCTGTCCAGGTCAAGGGCCCCGATGAGGAGAAGATCAAACAGATCCTGGCTCGCACCGGGTACACGTTAGACGTCACCACAG GACAACGCAAGTACGGGGGCCCTCCGCCGGGTTGGGAGGGGGGCACGCCTGGCGCCGGCTGCGAGGTGTTCTGCGGGAAGATCCCCAAGGATATGTATGAAGACGAGCTCATCCCGTTGTTCGAGCGCTGCGGGACCATCTGGGACTTGCGCCTCATGATGGATCCCATGACGGGCACCAACCGCGGGTACGCCTTCGTGACGTTCACGACGCGCGAGGCTACGCAGCGCGCCGTGCAAGAG CTGAATGATTATGAAATTCGAAAGGGGAAAAAGATTGGCGTTACGGTTTCCTTTAACAATCATCGTTTATTCGTGGGGAATATCCCTAAGAATCGAGATCGGGACGATTTGTTTGAGGAGTTTACTAGGCACGCAC CGGGACTCGTGGAAGTAATAATATATAGTTCGCCCGATGACAAGAAGAAAAATAGAGGGTTTTGTTTTTTGGAATACGAGTCTCACAAAGCGGCGTCACTAGCTAAACGTAGACTGGGCACAGGTAGAATAaag GTATGGGGCTGTGATATAATAGTGGATTGGGCTGACCCTCAAGAGGAACCGGACGAGCAAACTATGAGTAAA GTAAAAGTGCTGTACGTGCGGAACCTGACGCAAGAGATAACGGAGGAAGCACTAAAGGAGCAGTTTGAACGCTACGGCACCGTGGAACGAGTCAAGAAGATTAAGGACTACGCGTTCGTGCACTTTGAGGACCGGGACTGCGCTGTCAAG GCAATGCAAGAGCTAGACGGCAAGGAGATGGGCGGCGCGCGATTAGAAGTATCACTGGCCAAGCCGCCCtccgacaagaagaagaaggaagagATCCTGCGCGCGCGCGAGCGCCGCATGATGCAGATGATTCACGGCCGTGGCGG ATTTGATTGGTGCAGCTGCTCGCCCGTGCACGGCGCGCTGCGCGGCCGCAcgccgcagccgcagccgcggCCGCCGCAGGCGCGCGGGGACTACG ATTATGATTACGACTATTACGGGTACGGTGATTACCGAGGTGGCTACAATGAGCCATTTTACCGGTACGATGAGTTCTATTTTGATTACGCGGGGCCACCGCAACCGTCCGCCGTTCGCCAACCTCCCAACAGAGCGCAACCG GGGGCTGGGTCATGTGGGACGGGCGGGCGCtgggcgcggcgcgcggcgggcgcggctgGGCCCCGTGGTGgtgcgcgccgcgccgcgcgtggcCGCCGCACGCCCAGCGCCATGCGTGGCAACCCGCGCGCCAAGCCAAGTTTACCAG GTAAACGTAAATTCGACGGGGGTCACCAGAACCAAGGGGGGGAGAGCAAGCGGCGgctgggcgcggcggcggcggcggcggcgggctgggCGGCGAGCTCGCTGCAGCTGAGCTAG
- the LOC126370225 gene encoding heterogeneous nuclear ribonucleoprotein R-like isoform X5: MAEGNGEISIEEVPGKDSDVGRTPDYPKLIEYGLDAKVAAKLDDIYKTGKLAHAELDERALDALKEFPSEGALSVLGQFLDSNLEHVSNKSAYLCGVMKTYRQKSRAGVQGAPALSSAVQVKGPDEEKIKQILARTGYTLDVTTGQRKYGGPPPGWEGGTPGAGCEVFCGKIPKDMYEDELIPLFERCGTIWDLRLMMDPMTGTNRGYAFVTFTTREATQRAVQELDNHEIKPGKTLRIKISVPNLRLFVGNIPKSKGKEEILEEFGKLTAGLVEVIIYSSPDDKKKNRGFCFLEYESHKAASLAKRRLGTGRIKVWGCDIIVDWADPQEEPDEQTMSKVKVLYVRNLTQEITEEALKEQFERYGTVERVKKIKDYAFVHFEDRDCAVKAMQELDGKEMGGARLEVSLAKPPSDKKKKEEILRARERRMMQMIHGRGGCSPVHGALRGRTPQPQPRPPQARGDYGGWVMWDGRALGAARGGRGWAPWWCAPRRAWPPHAQRHAWQPARQAKFTR, translated from the exons ATGGCGGAGGGCAATGGAGAAATATCCATTGAAGAGGTACCTGGGAAGGACTCCGACGTTGGCCGAACACCAGATTACCCCAAACTCATTGAATATGGCTTGGATGCCAAG GTTGCAGCCAAGCTGGATGACATTTATAAGACTGGAAAGCTAGCGCACGCCGAGTTGGACGAGCGTGCGCTAGATGCCTTAAAAGAATTTCCATCCGAAGGTGCTTTAAGTGTTCTTGGACAATTTTTAGATTCAAATCTCGAGCATGTATCTAATAAAAGTGCTTATTTATGTGGAGTCATGAAGACCTATAG ACAGAAAAGCAGAGCGGGAGTGCAAGGCGCGCCCGCGCTGTCGTCCGCTGTCCAGGTCAAGGGCCCCGATGAGGAGAAGATCAAACAGATCCTGGCTCGCACCGGGTACACGTTAGACGTCACCACAG GACAACGCAAGTACGGGGGCCCTCCGCCGGGTTGGGAGGGGGGCACGCCTGGCGCCGGCTGCGAGGTGTTCTGCGGGAAGATCCCCAAGGATATGTATGAAGACGAGCTCATCCCGTTGTTCGAGCGCTGCGGGACCATCTGGGACTTGCGCCTCATGATGGATCCCATGACGGGCACCAACCGCGGGTACGCCTTCGTGACGTTCACGACGCGCGAGGCTACGCAGCGCGCCGTGCAAGAG CTCGATAATCACGAAATAAAACCTGGGAAGACTCTGAGAATTAAGATTAGCGTACCGAATCTGCGACTTTTCGTCGGCAACATTCCCAAGTCTAAAGGCAAAGAGGAGATACTGGAAGAGTTTGGTAAATTAACAG CGGGACTCGTGGAAGTAATAATATATAGTTCGCCCGATGACAAGAAGAAAAATAGAGGGTTTTGTTTTTTGGAATACGAGTCTCACAAAGCGGCGTCACTAGCTAAACGTAGACTGGGCACAGGTAGAATAaag GTATGGGGCTGTGATATAATAGTGGATTGGGCTGACCCTCAAGAGGAACCGGACGAGCAAACTATGAGTAAA GTAAAAGTGCTGTACGTGCGGAACCTGACGCAAGAGATAACGGAGGAAGCACTAAAGGAGCAGTTTGAACGCTACGGCACCGTGGAACGAGTCAAGAAGATTAAGGACTACGCGTTCGTGCACTTTGAGGACCGGGACTGCGCTGTCAAG GCAATGCAAGAGCTAGACGGCAAGGAGATGGGCGGCGCGCGATTAGAAGTATCACTGGCCAAGCCGCCCtccgacaagaagaagaaggaagagATCCTGCGCGCGCGCGAGCGCCGCATGATGCAGATGATTCACGGCCGTGGCGG CTGCTCGCCCGTGCACGGCGCGCTGCGCGGCCGCAcgccgcagccgcagccgcggCCGCCGCAGGCGCGCGGGGACTACG GGGGCTGGGTCATGTGGGACGGGCGGGCGCtgggcgcggcgcgcggcgggcgcggctgGGCCCCGTGGTGgtgcgcgccgcgccgcgcgtggcCGCCGCACGCCCAGCGCCATGCGTGGCAACCCGCGCGCCAAGCCAAGTTTACCAG GTAA
- the LOC126370225 gene encoding heterogeneous nuclear ribonucleoprotein R-like isoform X1, translating to MAEGNGEISIEEVPGKDSDVGRTPDYPKLIEYGLDAKVAAKLDDIYKTGKLAHAELDERALDALKEFPSEGALSVLGQFLDSNLEHVSNKSAYLCGVMKTYRQKSRAGVQGAPALSSAVQVKGPDEEKIKQILARTGYTLDVTTGQRKYGGPPPGWEGGTPGAGCEVFCGKIPKDMYEDELIPLFERCGTIWDLRLMMDPMTGTNRGYAFVTFTTREATQRAVQELDNHEIKPGKTLRIKISVPNLRLFVGNIPKSKGKEEILEEFGKLTAGLVEVIIYSSPDDKKKNRGFCFLEYESHKAASLAKRRLGTGRIKVWGCDIIVDWADPQEEPDEQTMSKVKVLYVRNLTQEITEEALKEQFERYGTVERVKKIKDYAFVHFEDRDCAVKAMQELDGKEMGGARLEVSLAKPPSDKKKKEEILRARERRMMQMIHGRGGFDWCSCSPVHGALRGRTPQPQPRPPQARGDYDYDYDYYGYGDYRGGYNEPFYRYDEFYFDYAGPPQPSAVRQPPNRAQPGAGSCGTGGRWARRAAGAAGPRGGARRAARGRRTPSAMRGNPRAKPSLPGKRKFDGGHQNQGGESKRRLGAAAAAAAGWAASSLQLS from the exons ATGGCGGAGGGCAATGGAGAAATATCCATTGAAGAGGTACCTGGGAAGGACTCCGACGTTGGCCGAACACCAGATTACCCCAAACTCATTGAATATGGCTTGGATGCCAAG GTTGCAGCCAAGCTGGATGACATTTATAAGACTGGAAAGCTAGCGCACGCCGAGTTGGACGAGCGTGCGCTAGATGCCTTAAAAGAATTTCCATCCGAAGGTGCTTTAAGTGTTCTTGGACAATTTTTAGATTCAAATCTCGAGCATGTATCTAATAAAAGTGCTTATTTATGTGGAGTCATGAAGACCTATAG ACAGAAAAGCAGAGCGGGAGTGCAAGGCGCGCCCGCGCTGTCGTCCGCTGTCCAGGTCAAGGGCCCCGATGAGGAGAAGATCAAACAGATCCTGGCTCGCACCGGGTACACGTTAGACGTCACCACAG GACAACGCAAGTACGGGGGCCCTCCGCCGGGTTGGGAGGGGGGCACGCCTGGCGCCGGCTGCGAGGTGTTCTGCGGGAAGATCCCCAAGGATATGTATGAAGACGAGCTCATCCCGTTGTTCGAGCGCTGCGGGACCATCTGGGACTTGCGCCTCATGATGGATCCCATGACGGGCACCAACCGCGGGTACGCCTTCGTGACGTTCACGACGCGCGAGGCTACGCAGCGCGCCGTGCAAGAG CTCGATAATCACGAAATAAAACCTGGGAAGACTCTGAGAATTAAGATTAGCGTACCGAATCTGCGACTTTTCGTCGGCAACATTCCCAAGTCTAAAGGCAAAGAGGAGATACTGGAAGAGTTTGGTAAATTAACAG CGGGACTCGTGGAAGTAATAATATATAGTTCGCCCGATGACAAGAAGAAAAATAGAGGGTTTTGTTTTTTGGAATACGAGTCTCACAAAGCGGCGTCACTAGCTAAACGTAGACTGGGCACAGGTAGAATAaag GTATGGGGCTGTGATATAATAGTGGATTGGGCTGACCCTCAAGAGGAACCGGACGAGCAAACTATGAGTAAA GTAAAAGTGCTGTACGTGCGGAACCTGACGCAAGAGATAACGGAGGAAGCACTAAAGGAGCAGTTTGAACGCTACGGCACCGTGGAACGAGTCAAGAAGATTAAGGACTACGCGTTCGTGCACTTTGAGGACCGGGACTGCGCTGTCAAG GCAATGCAAGAGCTAGACGGCAAGGAGATGGGCGGCGCGCGATTAGAAGTATCACTGGCCAAGCCGCCCtccgacaagaagaagaaggaagagATCCTGCGCGCGCGCGAGCGCCGCATGATGCAGATGATTCACGGCCGTGGCGG ATTTGATTGGTGCAGCTGCTCGCCCGTGCACGGCGCGCTGCGCGGCCGCAcgccgcagccgcagccgcggCCGCCGCAGGCGCGCGGGGACTACG ATTATGATTACGACTATTACGGGTACGGTGATTACCGAGGTGGCTACAATGAGCCATTTTACCGGTACGATGAGTTCTATTTTGATTACGCGGGGCCACCGCAACCGTCCGCCGTTCGCCAACCTCCCAACAGAGCGCAACCG GGGGCTGGGTCATGTGGGACGGGCGGGCGCtgggcgcggcgcgcggcgggcgcggctgGGCCCCGTGGTGgtgcgcgccgcgccgcgcgtggcCGCCGCACGCCCAGCGCCATGCGTGGCAACCCGCGCGCCAAGCCAAGTTTACCAG GTAAACGTAAATTCGACGGGGGTCACCAGAACCAAGGGGGGGAGAGCAAGCGGCGgctgggcgcggcggcggcggcggcggcgggctgggCGGCGAGCTCGCTGCAGCTGAGCTAG